A section of the Deltaproteobacteria bacterium genome encodes:
- a CDS encoding ATP-binding protein encodes MELITRFFNPPKGSFFLFGPRGTGKSTFVHQFFPDSLTIDLLDPERVRFFSAKPERLKEMIAAYPKAGSLIIDEIQKVPDLLPVVHSLIEEKKGWSFVLTGSSARRLKQTGVDLLGGRALLYSLHTFMAAEMGIRFDFEYALRYGMLPIVVASENPEEVLRSYAALYLREEVQMEGLVRNIGNFSRFLEAISFSHASILNISNVARESAVERKVVEGYVNILEDILLGWRLPVFTKRAKRQQALHPKFYLFDAGVFRSLRPQGPLDRPEEIEGQALEGLVGQHLKAWIAYSKVKRELFFWRTRSGVEVDFVIYGKDGIGAVEVKNTKTIRPADLRSLRSFKEEYPKSKTLLLYRGKDRLVKGDTLCLPCADFLAALHPNRLLDQVFT; translated from the coding sequence ATGGAATTAATTACCCGATTTTTCAATCCACCCAAAGGAAGCTTTTTCCTGTTCGGGCCCCGCGGCACCGGAAAGTCCACTTTTGTCCACCAATTTTTCCCGGATAGCTTAACCATAGATTTGCTCGATCCGGAACGGGTCCGGTTTTTTTCCGCCAAGCCCGAGCGGTTAAAGGAAATGATCGCCGCTTACCCGAAAGCCGGTTCTTTAATTATTGACGAGATACAAAAGGTGCCGGATCTGCTCCCGGTCGTACATAGCCTGATAGAAGAGAAGAAAGGATGGTCCTTTGTCTTAACAGGCTCCAGCGCCCGAAGACTAAAACAAACCGGGGTAGATTTACTCGGCGGACGGGCGCTGCTCTACAGCTTACATACATTTATGGCGGCTGAAATGGGAATCCGGTTTGATTTCGAATACGCCCTCCGATATGGAATGCTGCCTATCGTCGTCGCCTCGGAAAATCCGGAGGAGGTCCTGCGGTCGTACGCGGCCCTCTATCTCCGGGAAGAAGTCCAGATGGAGGGGCTGGTTCGGAATATCGGCAATTTTTCGAGATTTTTAGAGGCCATCAGTTTTTCTCATGCCTCCATCCTCAACATCAGCAACGTAGCCCGAGAGTCAGCCGTGGAACGGAAGGTGGTGGAGGGTTATGTGAATATTTTGGAAGATATTCTCCTGGGCTGGCGTCTTCCGGTATTTACCAAAAGGGCCAAACGCCAACAGGCCTTACATCCTAAATTTTATCTGTTTGATGCAGGTGTGTTTAGGTCGTTAAGACCCCAAGGGCCTCTCGACCGCCCCGAAGAAATAGAAGGGCAAGCCTTGGAGGGGCTGGTCGGACAACATCTTAAGGCTTGGATTGCCTACTCAAAAGTTAAGAGAGAGCTTTTTTTCTGGCGAACGAGATCAGGAGTAGAAGTTGATTTTGTCATCTACGGAAAAGACGGTATAGGGGCCGTAGAAGTTAAGAATACGAAAACCATCCGACCCGCCGACCTGAGATCGCTGCGGTCTTTCAAAGAGGAATATCCAAAAAGTAAGACTCTACTTCTCTACCGAGGGAAAGATCGCCTGGTAAAAGGGGATACGCTCTGTTTGCCCTGTGCCGACTTTCTGGCCGCCCTTCAT